In one window of Paraburkholderia sp. PREW-6R DNA:
- a CDS encoding DUF6572 domain-containing protein translates to MSILDENVVDIIGVDPKKGLARLVIADHLEWTNPVEEHLLLLQEKINSYLCFLEGGELQQHYPDSKGCRCEIEIAMKYEPSSEALRFIGKAREIIQGSGFDLTYQVS, encoded by the coding sequence ATGTCAATTCTTGACGAAAACGTGGTCGATATTATCGGCGTTGATCCGAAGAAGGGACTTGCACGTTTAGTCATTGCCGATCATCTCGAATGGACCAATCCTGTAGAAGAGCATCTGCTTCTCCTACAGGAAAAAATAAACAGTTATCTTTGCTTTCTAGAGGGGGGGGAATTGCAACAGCACTACCCGGACTCGAAAGGATGTCGGTGCGAAATCGAAATCGCGATGAAATATGAACCATCGTCAGAAGCACTGCGCTTCATCGGAAAAGCTCGCGAGATAATTCAGGGTTCTGGATTCGATCTAACGTATCAAGTTAGCTAA
- a CDS encoding ShlB/FhaC/HecB family hemolysin secretion/activation protein, with product MHHRLKLTAVSLASLISFDVPAQTAPDAAARTNAEQQQQVEQRRDAQQRAATVAAPVVRSTAPAVGEYPVLPVETPCFRIDTFTVEVPDTLPEVVRVKGASALPLDPFAFLHDWLRHYEGQCVGKQGVDQLAKGLQGVILSHGYITTRVLVPTQDLSKGAMKFTLIPGVIRNLKFADASTRGTLKTAFPARDGDILQLRDLEQGLEQMKRVPNQDASMEIVPGTEPGQSDVVVTVKRTKPWSLVVSADNSGADATGRYIGNVSLALYNLLGINDVLSGGYNQDLQFGNHDLGTHGWNASYAVPWGYWTGTLFGYTNTYYQQIAGVNQTFVSSGNAQTAGLKLERVIRRSQNDVSGVEFQLIKRFGASFIDDTEIPQQKRDNTFIEAGLTNRHYFGAAQFDGTLAYRQGIGWLGAMPNTASGPTYYFHMATLDANLSVPFAVAGKTLRYVGTLHGQFTNDELNYIDDLTIGSRYTVRGFSGETMLAAEKGFYLRNELQYPIGQTGQMLYAGLDYGHLWGPSTAFLAGTQLAGAVLGFKGSVPSRLGAFSYDVFAGTPVYAPHGFPAPSVTLGFQVTGQF from the coding sequence ATGCACCACCGATTGAAGCTAACAGCCGTCTCGTTAGCATCCCTGATTTCGTTTGATGTGCCCGCGCAAACAGCCCCCGATGCTGCGGCGCGTACCAACGCCGAACAGCAACAGCAGGTCGAGCAGCGACGCGACGCGCAGCAGCGTGCGGCGACAGTCGCCGCTCCCGTTGTACGCTCGACCGCCCCTGCCGTCGGGGAGTACCCCGTGCTGCCCGTCGAGACGCCGTGCTTTCGCATCGACACGTTCACGGTCGAGGTTCCCGATACGCTCCCTGAAGTTGTTCGTGTAAAGGGTGCGTCGGCGTTGCCGCTCGATCCGTTCGCATTCCTGCATGACTGGCTGCGCCATTATGAGGGGCAATGTGTTGGCAAGCAGGGCGTTGACCAACTGGCGAAGGGCTTGCAAGGCGTCATCCTAAGCCACGGCTACATCACGACGCGTGTACTCGTGCCGACCCAGGACCTCTCGAAAGGGGCGATGAAATTCACGCTTATACCGGGCGTGATCCGCAACCTGAAGTTTGCCGACGCCAGTACACGGGGCACGCTGAAAACCGCCTTTCCGGCTCGCGACGGCGACATCCTCCAGTTGCGCGACCTTGAGCAGGGACTGGAGCAGATGAAGCGCGTCCCGAACCAGGACGCCTCGATGGAGATTGTGCCCGGTACCGAACCCGGCCAGAGTGATGTCGTCGTCACCGTCAAGCGCACGAAGCCATGGTCGCTCGTCGTCTCAGCGGATAACTCGGGCGCTGACGCGACGGGCCGTTACATCGGCAACGTGTCGCTCGCGCTCTATAACCTCCTGGGCATCAATGACGTGCTTTCGGGCGGTTACAACCAGGATTTGCAGTTCGGCAACCACGACCTCGGTACACACGGCTGGAATGCCTCGTATGCGGTGCCGTGGGGCTACTGGACAGGCACCCTTTTCGGCTACACAAACACGTATTACCAGCAGATTGCTGGGGTCAACCAGACGTTTGTTTCGAGCGGAAACGCGCAGACAGCGGGTCTGAAGCTGGAGCGCGTCATTCGTCGTAGCCAGAACGATGTTTCGGGCGTCGAGTTTCAGCTAATCAAGCGCTTTGGCGCGAGCTTCATCGACGACACCGAAATCCCGCAGCAAAAGCGCGACAACACGTTCATCGAGGCCGGGCTGACCAATCGCCATTACTTCGGCGCAGCCCAGTTCGACGGCACGCTCGCTTATCGTCAGGGTATCGGCTGGCTCGGGGCGATGCCGAATACAGCGAGTGGGCCTACGTACTATTTCCACATGGCGACGCTCGACGCTAATCTCTCGGTACCGTTCGCCGTGGCCGGGAAGACGCTGCGCTATGTGGGCACGCTGCACGGGCAGTTCACCAACGACGAACTGAACTATATCGATGACCTGACCATCGGCAGCCGTTACACGGTGCGGGGTTTCAGCGGTGAAACGATGCTGGCCGCAGAGAAGGGCTTCTACTTGCGCAACGAACTCCAGTATCCGATTGGCCAGACGGGCCAGATGCTTTATGCGGGCCTCGACTACGGCCACCTCTGGGGCCCATCTACCGCGTTTCTTGCCGGGACACAGCTCGCGGGCGCGGTCCTGGGCTTCAAGGGTTCCGTGCCCTCGCGCCTGGGGGCATTTAGCTATGACGTGTTTGCCGGTACGCCGGTCTACGCGCCGCACGGTTTTCCCGCGCCGAGCGTGACGCTGGGCTTTCAGGTGACGGGACAATTCTGA
- the bcpO gene encoding CDI system lipoprotein BcpO — MPSSPKRRILFASVMLLAGCQNVPPGAPPMPPPKPEMQPVLPPNSNAFWVIGFWKWSGTEWVWTPGHISPRPGL; from the coding sequence ATGCCGAGTAGCCCAAAGCGAAGAATTCTATTTGCATCCGTCATGCTGCTGGCCGGATGCCAAAACGTGCCTCCCGGTGCGCCCCCCATGCCGCCGCCGAAACCTGAAATGCAGCCCGTGCTGCCACCTAACTCCAATGCATTTTGGGTTATTGGCTTCTGGAAATGGAGCGGTACGGAATGGGTGTGGACTCCTGGCCATATTTCACCCAGGCCCGGACTGTAG